One part of the Streptomyces nigra genome encodes these proteins:
- a CDS encoding nitrate- and nitrite sensing domain-containing protein, with product MRFRGKSIRRKMVALLLVPLVSLTAIWGFATVLTGREVTQLFTVSSLVEKIGYSTEDAVRVIQQERRQALVYLADRRASDALSALRESRSATDTAVAEIRRNAKDPDVRDGLDAGDTQRLTTMLDAFDGIGPLRRSVEDGTVKRAEALHQYNLLVDPCYALLASLDGIDNVAMDKEARALLNITRARELLSREDALLSSALVVGRLTRDEIRDVSDLIAQRTLMYDLSLTDLPSAERQRYEHFWKNGLTAPLRVAEQSVIFSQPGRPSTVDAQDWDTAAGDVLEELGKLNDEAGDRYQDRVRPVAMGVIVKAVVAGVLGLLAVLFSLFLSVRIGRGLVRDLRQLRLDAHEASGVRLPSVMRRLSAGEQVDVETEVPRLAYDKNEIGDVGQALNTLQRAAVEAAVKQAELRAGVSEVFVNLARRSQVLLHKQLTLLDTMERRTEDTDELADLFRLDHLTTRMRRHAEGLVILSGAAPSRQWRKPVQLMDVVRAAVAEVEDYERIEVRRLPRVAVTGPAVADLTHLVAELLENATVFSPPHTAVQVHGERVANGFTLEIHDRGLGMAADALLDANLRLAETPEFELSDTDRLGLFVVSRLAQRQNVRVSLQPSPYGGTTAVVFIPDALLTDDVPDTNGIGFRLDRPTPSKEAELEESRRAALSKVPARSPGLPAALLDGPVELEAPVDLDALSDFPDPLDEEDGERGGLFHPRRAFGHSDDDPASRRGERGPVTGVHDASDGEDDPNAPVPLPRRRTPKLVSSHGRPVSDHRPRLDKTETDSSYGPSRPPSDGPAPLPTRRRGTGPRRGIAGATEPQRPGGPTDSSRLTDSARSGGSARFDSEAPRTAGPDTGAREPAALTGRARRPEIAAAGPDDTTQGRTTAPQPPEADTGALPRRVRQASLAPQLKKAAAPRPAAPDPGERDADEVRSRMASLQRGWQRGRKENAAGDDTAPGGTAPQGTTEGDGR from the coding sequence ATGCGCTTTCGCGGGAAGTCGATCCGCCGGAAAATGGTGGCGCTGCTTCTCGTGCCGCTGGTGTCCCTGACCGCCATCTGGGGATTCGCCACGGTACTCACCGGGCGAGAGGTGACCCAGCTGTTCACGGTCTCCTCCCTCGTCGAGAAGATCGGCTACTCCACCGAGGACGCCGTCCGCGTCATCCAGCAGGAGCGCCGGCAGGCCCTCGTCTACCTCGCCGACCGCCGCGCCTCGGACGCCCTGTCCGCCCTGCGGGAGAGCCGCAGCGCCACCGACACCGCCGTCGCCGAGATCCGCAGGAACGCCAAGGACCCCGACGTCCGCGACGGCCTGGACGCCGGGGACACCCAGCGCCTCACCACCATGCTGGACGCCTTCGACGGCATCGGGCCGCTGCGCCGCAGCGTCGAGGACGGCACGGTGAAGCGCGCCGAGGCCCTCCACCAGTACAACCTCCTCGTCGACCCCTGCTACGCCCTCCTCGCCTCCCTCGACGGCATCGACAACGTCGCCATGGACAAGGAGGCCCGCGCCCTCCTCAACATCACGCGCGCCCGCGAACTGCTCTCCCGCGAGGACGCGTTGCTCAGCTCCGCCCTCGTGGTCGGCCGGCTCACCCGCGACGAGATCCGCGACGTCTCCGATCTCATAGCCCAGCGCACCCTGATGTACGACCTGAGCCTCACCGACCTGCCCTCGGCCGAGCGCCAGCGCTACGAGCACTTCTGGAAGAACGGCCTCACCGCCCCGCTCCGGGTCGCCGAACAGTCCGTCATCTTCTCCCAGCCCGGACGCCCCAGCACCGTGGACGCCCAGGACTGGGACACCGCCGCCGGCGATGTGCTGGAAGAGCTCGGCAAGCTCAACGACGAGGCCGGCGACCGCTACCAGGACCGCGTCCGCCCCGTCGCGATGGGCGTCATCGTGAAGGCCGTCGTCGCCGGTGTCCTCGGGCTTCTCGCCGTGCTGTTCTCGCTGTTCCTGTCCGTCCGGATCGGCCGCGGCCTCGTCCGCGACCTGCGGCAGCTGCGCCTCGACGCCCACGAGGCCTCCGGGGTCCGGCTGCCCAGCGTGATGCGCCGGCTGTCCGCCGGCGAACAGGTCGACGTCGAGACCGAGGTCCCGCGCCTCGCCTACGACAAGAACGAGATCGGCGACGTCGGCCAGGCCCTCAACACCCTCCAGCGGGCCGCCGTCGAGGCCGCCGTCAAGCAGGCCGAGCTGCGCGCCGGCGTCTCCGAGGTCTTCGTCAACCTCGCCCGCCGCAGCCAGGTCCTGCTGCACAAGCAGCTCACCCTCCTCGACACCATGGAACGCCGGACCGAGGACACCGACGAACTCGCCGACCTGTTCCGGCTGGACCACCTGACCACGCGTATGCGCCGACACGCCGAGGGCCTGGTCATCCTCTCCGGCGCCGCCCCGTCCCGGCAGTGGCGCAAACCCGTCCAGCTCATGGACGTCGTACGCGCCGCCGTCGCCGAGGTCGAGGACTACGAGCGCATCGAGGTACGCCGGCTGCCCCGCGTCGCCGTCACCGGACCGGCCGTCGCCGACCTCACCCACCTCGTCGCCGAACTCCTCGAGAACGCCACCGTGTTCTCCCCGCCGCACACCGCCGTCCAGGTCCACGGCGAACGCGTCGCCAACGGCTTCACCCTGGAGATCCACGACCGCGGCCTCGGTATGGCCGCCGACGCCCTGCTCGACGCCAACCTCCGGCTCGCCGAGACCCCTGAGTTCGAACTGTCGGACACCGACCGGCTCGGTCTCTTCGTGGTCAGCCGGCTCGCCCAGCGGCAGAACGTCCGGGTCTCGCTCCAGCCCTCGCCGTACGGCGGCACCACCGCCGTCGTCTTCATCCCGGACGCGCTCCTCACCGACGACGTCCCGGACACCAACGGCATCGGCTTCCGCCTGGACCGCCCCACCCCCTCGAAGGAGGCCGAACTGGAGGAGTCGCGGCGAGCCGCGCTCTCCAAGGTCCCGGCCCGCTCTCCGGGCCTGCCGGCGGCGCTCCTCGACGGCCCCGTGGAGTTGGAGGCCCCCGTCGATCTCGACGCCCTCAGCGACTTCCCGGACCCCCTCGACGAGGAGGACGGCGAGCGCGGCGGCCTCTTCCACCCCCGGCGCGCCTTCGGCCACTCCGACGACGACCCGGCGAGCCGGCGCGGGGAACGTGGTCCCGTCACCGGCGTCCACGACGCCTCGGACGGCGAGGACGACCCGAACGCCCCGGTCCCGCTGCCCCGGCGCCGGACCCCCAAGCTGGTCAGCTCGCACGGACGCCCCGTCAGCGACCACCGGCCACGCCTGGACAAGACCGAGACGGACTCCTCGTACGGTCCGAGCCGCCCGCCGTCCGACGGCCCCGCCCCGCTGCCCACCCGGCGCCGTGGCACGGGCCCGCGGCGCGGCATCGCCGGTGCCACGGAACCGCAGCGGCCCGGTGGCCCCACCGACTCCTCGCGTCTCACCGACTCCGCCCGCTCCGGCGGATCCGCCCGCTTCGACTCCGAAGCACCGCGCACCGCCGGACCCGACACCGGCGCGCGCGAGCCCGCCGCCCTGACCGGACGGGCCCGGCGCCCCGAGATCGCGGCCGCGGGACCGGACGACACCACCCAGGGCCGGACCACCGCCCCGCAGCCGCCCGAAGCCGACACGGGCGCGCTGCCCCGGCGGGTCCGGCAGGCCAGCCTGGCGCCCCAGCTCAAGAAGGCGGCCGCCCCCCGCCCCGCGGCGCCGGACCCCGGCGAACGGGACGCGGACGAGGTACGCAGCCGTATGGCCTCACTCCAGCGCGGCTGGCAGCGGGGCCGCAAGGAGAACGCCGCGGGCGACGACACCGCCCCGGGCGGCACAGCACCACAGGGAACGACAGAGGGGGACGGTCGATGA
- a CDS encoding GntR family transcriptional regulator: MAEQLGGLADDRALLGRTSTAERVSDILRSRIAEGFFPPGTRLSEDSIGGALGVSRNTLREAFRLLTHERLLVHELNRGVFVRVLTVEDVEDIYRTRRLVECAVVRGLGEPPYPLEGPAEAVAEGQRAVREGDWKTLGTANIHFHRELVALAGSERTDELMRSVFAELRLAFHVVDDPRRLHEPYLARNQQLLEALEAGDKAEAERILAVYLDDSLERVVEVYRRRVGEGEIVP; encoded by the coding sequence ATGGCAGAGCAGTTGGGCGGACTGGCCGACGACCGTGCCCTCCTGGGGCGGACGAGCACGGCGGAACGGGTCTCGGACATCCTCAGGAGCCGTATCGCGGAAGGCTTCTTCCCGCCCGGGACCCGGCTGTCGGAGGACAGCATCGGCGGGGCGCTCGGTGTGTCCCGCAACACACTGCGCGAGGCGTTCCGCCTGCTCACCCATGAACGGCTGCTCGTGCACGAGTTGAACCGGGGGGTGTTCGTCCGGGTTCTGACCGTGGAGGACGTGGAGGACATCTACCGCACCCGGCGCCTGGTCGAGTGCGCGGTCGTCCGCGGGCTCGGCGAGCCGCCGTACCCCCTGGAGGGGCCCGCCGAAGCCGTCGCCGAGGGGCAGCGTGCCGTCCGCGAAGGTGACTGGAAAACGCTGGGGACGGCCAACATCCACTTCCACCGCGAACTGGTCGCGCTGGCCGGCAGCGAACGCACCGACGAGCTCATGCGCAGCGTCTTCGCCGAGCTGCGGCTCGCCTTCCACGTCGTGGACGACCCCCGCCGGCTGCACGAGCCCTACCTCGCCCGGAACCAGCAGCTCCTGGAGGCGCTGGAGGCGGGCGACAAGGCGGAGGCCGAGCGGATCCTCGCCGTCTACCTCGACGACTCCCTGGAGCGGGTGGTCGAGGTGTACCGGCGGCGGGTGGGGGAGGGGGAGATCGTTCCCTGA
- a CDS encoding MFS transporter, producing MSTTPPPQTSKTAPQDTAHPATPAPQTGADGAFGWLRDLGPRGRRAFAGAFGGYALDSYDYFTLPLSMVALAAYFGLDSGQTGLFTTVTLVVSAIGGALAGVLADRIGRVRALMLTVVTYAVFTVACGFAPSYEWLLVFRALQGLGFGGEWAVGAILVAEYASARNRGRTLGAIQSSWAVGWALAAVMYTLVFSFVGDDLAWRVMFWTGALPALLVIWMRRRVQDAPEAVAVREQSAEKGSFTAIFKPGLLRVTVFAGLLSTGVQGGYYTLATWVPTYLKTERELSVVGTGGYLTFLISGAFAGYLTGGYLTDLLGRRRNIWLFALLSAVCILAYANIPSGANTLLLVLGFPLGFCMSAIFSGFGSYLSELYPTAVRGTGQGFTYNTGRAVGAVFPTMVGFLADSWGVGGALVFGAIGYGLAALALLGLPETRGKELV from the coding sequence ATGAGCACTACCCCTCCACCGCAGACCTCGAAGACCGCTCCCCAGGACACCGCCCACCCCGCCACCCCCGCCCCGCAGACGGGCGCTGACGGCGCGTTCGGCTGGCTGCGCGACCTGGGACCGCGCGGACGCCGCGCCTTCGCGGGCGCTTTCGGCGGCTATGCCCTGGATTCGTACGACTACTTCACCCTGCCGCTCAGCATGGTGGCGCTCGCCGCGTACTTCGGTCTGGACAGCGGCCAGACCGGCCTCTTCACCACCGTCACCCTGGTCGTCTCCGCGATAGGCGGCGCCCTCGCGGGTGTGCTGGCCGACCGGATCGGCCGCGTCCGGGCCCTGATGCTCACGGTCGTCACCTACGCGGTGTTCACCGTGGCCTGCGGCTTCGCCCCCAGCTACGAGTGGCTCCTGGTCTTCCGCGCCCTCCAGGGCCTGGGCTTCGGCGGTGAGTGGGCGGTCGGCGCCATCCTGGTCGCCGAATACGCGAGCGCCCGCAACCGGGGCCGCACCCTCGGGGCGATCCAGAGCTCCTGGGCCGTCGGCTGGGCCCTCGCGGCGGTCATGTACACCCTGGTCTTCTCGTTCGTCGGGGACGACCTGGCGTGGCGCGTGATGTTCTGGACCGGCGCGCTGCCCGCGCTGCTCGTGATCTGGATGCGCCGGCGTGTGCAGGACGCCCCCGAGGCCGTCGCCGTACGCGAACAGAGCGCGGAGAAGGGCTCGTTCACCGCGATCTTCAAGCCCGGCCTGCTGCGGGTGACGGTCTTCGCGGGCCTGCTGTCCACGGGTGTCCAGGGCGGCTACTACACCCTGGCGACCTGGGTGCCGACCTACCTGAAGACCGAGCGCGAGCTGTCCGTCGTCGGCACCGGCGGGTACCTGACCTTCCTCATCTCGGGTGCCTTCGCGGGCTATCTGACCGGCGGCTACCTCACGGACCTGCTGGGCCGCCGGCGCAACATCTGGCTGTTCGCGCTCCTGTCGGCCGTCTGCATCCTGGCGTACGCGAACATCCCGTCCGGCGCCAACACCCTGCTGCTGGTGCTCGGTTTCCCGCTCGGGTTCTGCATGTCGGCGATCTTCAGCGGCTTCGGTTCGTATCTGAGCGAGCTGTATCCGACGGCGGTGCGCGGCACGGGACAGGGCTTCACGTACAACACCGGCCGCGCGGTGGGCGCCGTCTTCCCCACCATGGTGGGCTTCCTCGCCGACAGCTGGGGCGTGGGGGGCGCGCTGGTGTTCGGCGCGATCGGCTACGGCCTCGCGGCGCTGGCCCTGCTCGGACTGCCGGAGACGCGTGGGAAGGAGCTGGTGTGA
- a CDS encoding putative hydro-lyase — protein sequence MDDSPVTLLDPHARAWSPAEARARFRAGLAGPTAGVAAGHTQANLISVPADWAYDMLLFCQRNPKPCPVLDVTDAGSWTTVLADGADLRTDLPRYRVWRDGELVDEPTDVRAHWRDDLVSFLIGCSFTFESALGEAGVPIRHVEQGRNVPMYVTGRPCRPAGRLSGPMVVSMRPVPPQHVAAALRETGLLPAVHGAPVHCGDPAALGIADLARPDFGDPVDLEPGDIPMFWACGVTPQAAVMASRPPFAITHAPGQMFLTDARDEQYRIVA from the coding sequence GTGGACGACTCCCCGGTCACCCTCCTCGACCCGCACGCGCGCGCGTGGAGCCCCGCCGAGGCCCGGGCCCGCTTCCGGGCCGGGCTGGCGGGCCCCACTGCGGGGGTCGCGGCCGGCCACACCCAGGCCAACCTGATCTCCGTGCCCGCCGACTGGGCCTACGACATGCTGCTGTTCTGCCAGCGCAATCCGAAGCCCTGCCCGGTGCTCGACGTCACGGACGCCGGTTCCTGGACGACGGTCCTCGCGGACGGCGCAGATCTGCGCACCGATCTGCCGCGCTACCGGGTCTGGCGGGACGGGGAGCTGGTGGACGAGCCGACGGACGTGCGCGCCCACTGGCGCGACGACCTGGTGTCGTTCCTGATCGGGTGCAGCTTCACCTTCGAGTCGGCGCTGGGCGAGGCCGGTGTCCCGATCCGCCATGTCGAACAGGGCCGCAACGTCCCGATGTACGTCACCGGTCGACCGTGCCGTCCCGCGGGGCGGCTGAGCGGACCGATGGTGGTGTCGATGCGCCCGGTGCCGCCGCAGCATGTGGCGGCCGCCCTGCGGGAGACCGGGCTGCTGCCCGCGGTGCACGGCGCTCCCGTGCACTGCGGCGATCCGGCCGCCCTCGGCATCGCGGATCTGGCTCGCCCCGACTTCGGCGACCCGGTGGACCTGGAGCCCGGCGACATCCCCATGTTCTGGGCCTGCGGGGTCACTCCGCAGGCCGCGGTGATGGCGTCGCGCCCGCCGTTCGCGATCACGCATGCACCGGGTCAGATGTTCCTGACCGACGCCCGCGACGAGCAGTACCGCATCGTCGCCTGA
- a CDS encoding LamB/YcsF family protein, with the protein MTSIDLNADLGEGFGRWRLTDDERLLSVVTSANVACGFHAGDAATMRRVCEQAAARGVRIGAQVSYRDLAGFGRRAMDVPPAELAAEVAYQIGALEVFARAAGARVAYVKPHGALYNRVVHDEEQAGAVIDGVLLADASLPVLGLPGSRLLELADKAGLPPVTEAFADRAYTEQGTLVPRGLDGAVVTDPEAVVARSLGLARAGAVTSHAGTRVEVRARSLCLHGDTPGAVELVRRVRDRLEESGVRVEAFV; encoded by the coding sequence ATGACCTCGATCGATCTGAACGCCGACCTGGGTGAGGGCTTCGGCCGCTGGCGGCTCACCGACGACGAACGGCTGTTGTCGGTCGTCACCAGCGCCAACGTGGCCTGCGGCTTCCACGCCGGGGACGCGGCCACCATGCGGCGGGTGTGCGAGCAGGCGGCCGCGCGCGGGGTGCGGATCGGCGCCCAGGTCTCCTACCGGGACCTCGCGGGGTTCGGGCGGCGTGCGATGGACGTGCCGCCCGCCGAACTGGCGGCCGAAGTGGCGTACCAGATCGGCGCCCTGGAGGTCTTCGCGCGGGCCGCCGGCGCGCGCGTAGCGTACGTGAAACCGCACGGCGCCCTCTACAACCGCGTCGTGCACGACGAGGAGCAGGCGGGTGCCGTGATCGACGGCGTGCTCCTCGCGGACGCCTCCCTGCCGGTGCTCGGTCTGCCCGGCTCCCGGCTGCTGGAGCTGGCGGACAAGGCCGGACTGCCCCCGGTCACCGAGGCGTTCGCGGACCGGGCGTACACCGAGCAGGGCACGCTCGTCCCGCGCGGCCTGGACGGCGCCGTGGTCACCGACCCGGAGGCCGTCGTGGCACGCTCGCTGGGGCTGGCCCGCGCCGGCGCGGTCACCTCCCACGCCGGGACCCGGGTCGAGGTACGCGCGCGGTCGCTGTGCCTGCACGGCGACACCCCCGGCGCCGTCGAGCTGGTCCGCCGGGTGCGGGACCGCCTCGAGGAGTCGGGCGTCCGCGTGGAGGCCTTCGTATGA
- a CDS encoding 5-oxoprolinase subunit B family protein, with translation MRTLPVGVDALLVEVSSGEEARALHAELLRRRAEGSLAVREIVPAARTVLLDGLTDPDRLAVELALSDVPPAPAHARDVVRLPVRYDGPDLGDVAALWGVSPREVARIHADTEFSVAFCGFAPGFGYLTGLPRRYDVPRRATPRTAVPAGAVALAGPYTGVYPRSSPGGWQLIGTTDAVLWDHTRMPAALLAPGTRVRFVRVDGS, from the coding sequence ATGAGGACGCTGCCCGTCGGTGTCGACGCGCTGCTGGTGGAGGTCTCCTCGGGCGAGGAGGCCCGGGCGCTGCACGCGGAGTTGCTGCGCCGCCGTGCCGAGGGCTCGCTGGCGGTCCGTGAGATCGTCCCCGCCGCGCGCACGGTCCTGCTGGACGGCCTCACCGACCCGGACCGCCTCGCCGTCGAGCTCGCCCTGTCCGACGTCCCTCCCGCCCCGGCACACGCGCGTGACGTCGTCCGGCTCCCCGTCCGCTACGACGGACCCGACCTCGGCGACGTCGCCGCGCTCTGGGGGGTGTCGCCGCGGGAGGTGGCCCGGATCCACGCGGACACCGAGTTCAGCGTCGCCTTCTGCGGGTTCGCCCCCGGCTTCGGCTATCTGACCGGGCTGCCCCGGCGGTACGACGTCCCGCGCCGGGCGACCCCGCGCACCGCCGTCCCCGCGGGCGCGGTGGCCCTGGCGGGGCCGTACACGGGCGTGTACCCGCGGTCCTCGCCGGGCGGCTGGCAGCTCATCGGCACGACGGACGCGGTGCTGTGGGACCACACCCGGATGCCTGCGGCCCTGCTGGCACCGGGTACGCGCGTGCGGTTCGTCCGGGTGGACGGCTCATGA
- a CDS encoding biotin-dependent carboxyltransferase family protein yields MTDHALSVVRAGALTTVQDLGRPGHAHLGVPRSGALDPPAAALANRLAGNPTDAAVLETTLNGCTVRPRSTVTVAATGAPCRVTVDGRPAAWGAPVRVPAGALLDVGPAVSGVRTYLAVSGGVAVEPVLGSRSTDLLSGLGPPPLTDGAVLPLGRPAGLHARVDVAPQPAPPTELVLRVTLGPRDDWFSPEAVRVFTSRPYRVSPASNRIGLRTEGPTLERAVTRELPSEGMVLGAIQVPPDGRPVVFLADHPTTGGYPVIAVVRASDLPAAAQAPPGTPIRFVPVRRR; encoded by the coding sequence ATGACCGACCACGCGCTCTCCGTCGTCCGCGCCGGCGCCCTGACCACCGTGCAGGACCTGGGCCGACCCGGTCACGCCCACCTCGGCGTGCCCCGCTCGGGTGCGCTCGACCCGCCCGCGGCGGCGCTCGCCAACCGGCTGGCCGGCAACCCCACCGACGCCGCCGTCCTGGAGACGACGCTCAACGGCTGTACGGTACGGCCGCGTTCGACGGTCACGGTGGCGGCGACGGGCGCGCCCTGCCGCGTCACGGTGGACGGCCGCCCGGCCGCGTGGGGCGCTCCGGTGCGCGTGCCGGCGGGCGCCCTGCTGGACGTCGGCCCGGCCGTCTCGGGCGTCCGCACCTATCTCGCCGTCTCCGGGGGCGTCGCCGTCGAGCCGGTGCTCGGCAGCCGCTCCACGGACCTCCTGTCCGGTCTGGGTCCGCCGCCCCTCACGGACGGCGCGGTCCTGCCCCTGGGCCGCCCTGCGGGCCTCCACGCGCGCGTGGATGTCGCTCCGCAGCCGGCGCCGCCCACCGAACTGGTCCTGCGCGTCACGCTCGGCCCGCGCGACGACTGGTTCTCCCCCGAGGCGGTGCGCGTCTTCACCTCTCGCCCCTACCGCGTGTCCCCGGCGAGCAACCGCATCGGCCTGCGCACCGAGGGCCCGACCCTGGAGCGGGCGGTCACCCGTGAGCTGCCCAGCGAGGGCATGGTCCTGGGCGCGATCCAGGTCCCGCCCGACGGCCGTCCCGTCGTCTTCCTGGCCGACCACCCGACCACGGGTGGCTACCCGGTGATCGCCGTGGTCCGCGCATCCGACCTCCCGGCGGCGGCCCAGGCCCCTCCGGGCACCCCGATCCGATTCGTCCCGGTACGCCGCCGCTGA
- a CDS encoding HEAT repeat domain-containing protein, whose product MFEPVIAPSGTLLGLLQRGRGDGTLHALTAPRAEALAALDQCVLHDPRHEWQVENRSLYYARLYLDLNGELDAIEAHLFDVEDALDSDESRTGLALAVLGHLASYGRRDALELLRRYAASGSNWAWALDELALRDDDAGLRALAAPVLARFPADPEGDAELAVAVRDAFEPRPWRLWADDPRPSIATRVRAAHETGCFDRWQRQMSPTGPRPGWSVQAVFDWAQQGLDRGAALHVPAARCLSAVAGPEDRPQIVEAARDGGDGARCTALRYLADTDDPEVLDLVEAAVVTGSPVVVEAAVDAFERMRSVAAVDRARGWARRPDPLGAAAGRLLACRGGAQDKDLVLAALREAVRGEGPDAPTLWTLVDGTGRLGIACAAPVLRHIYRETASSHLRGRTARALAATDPSFPAGFAVECLWDCEESTREIAARHAETGDTRVVERLRRLAADPAEEDEVQTAVRSRIGPDATTG is encoded by the coding sequence ATGTTCGAACCGGTCATAGCGCCCAGCGGTACGCTGCTCGGCCTGCTCCAGCGGGGCCGCGGCGACGGAACGCTGCACGCGCTCACCGCCCCCCGCGCCGAGGCGCTCGCGGCCCTCGACCAGTGCGTGCTGCACGATCCCCGGCACGAGTGGCAGGTGGAGAACCGCTCCCTCTACTACGCCCGCCTCTACCTCGACCTGAACGGCGAGCTGGACGCGATCGAGGCCCATCTCTTCGACGTCGAGGACGCCCTGGACTCGGACGAGTCACGTACCGGGCTCGCCCTCGCCGTCCTCGGCCATCTCGCGTCCTACGGGCGCCGGGACGCCCTCGAACTGCTCCGCAGGTACGCCGCCTCGGGCTCGAACTGGGCCTGGGCCCTGGACGAGCTCGCGCTCAGGGACGACGACGCGGGTCTGCGCGCCCTCGCCGCGCCCGTCCTGGCGCGCTTCCCCGCCGATCCCGAGGGCGACGCCGAGCTGGCCGTCGCCGTACGCGACGCCTTCGAGCCGCGGCCCTGGCGGCTGTGGGCCGACGATCCCCGCCCGTCGATCGCCACGCGCGTGCGTGCCGCGCACGAGACGGGCTGCTTCGACCGCTGGCAGCGCCAGATGAGCCCCACCGGGCCCCGCCCGGGATGGAGCGTGCAGGCGGTCTTCGACTGGGCCCAGCAGGGCCTCGACCGCGGCGCCGCGCTGCATGTGCCGGCCGCCCGGTGCCTGTCGGCCGTCGCCGGGCCCGAGGACCGGCCGCAGATCGTCGAGGCGGCCCGGGACGGCGGCGACGGAGCCCGCTGCACGGCGCTGCGCTACCTCGCCGACACCGACGACCCCGAGGTGCTCGACCTCGTCGAGGCCGCCGTCGTCACCGGCTCACCGGTCGTCGTGGAGGCCGCCGTCGACGCCTTCGAACGCATGCGCAGTGTCGCCGCCGTCGACCGCGCGCGGGGCTGGGCCCGGCGCCCCGATCCGCTGGGCGCCGCGGCCGGACGGCTGCTCGCCTGCCGGGGCGGCGCCCAGGACAAGGATCTCGTCCTCGCCGCGCTGCGCGAGGCCGTCCGCGGCGAGGGCCCCGACGCGCCCACCCTGTGGACCCTCGTGGACGGTACCGGACGCCTCGGCATCGCCTGTGCCGCCCCCGTCCTGCGCCACATCTACCGGGAGACCGCCTCCTCCCATCTGCGCGGCCGCACCGCCCGCGCCCTCGCCGCCACCGACCCCTCCTTCCCCGCCGGCTTCGCCGTCGAGTGCCTCTGGGACTGCGAGGAGAGCACCCGCGAGATCGCCGCCCGGCACGCCGAGACCGGCGACACCCGGGTCGTGGAGCGCCTGCGCCGCCTCGCCGCCGATCCGGCCGAGGAGGACGAGGTACAGACGGCCGTACGCAGCCGGATCGGGCCGGACGCGACTACGGGCTGA
- a CDS encoding ankyrin repeat domain-containing protein, translating to MSEAPDPEVVELATKIFDLARQGETEQLVAYVDAGVPANLTNDRGDSLVMLAAYHGHADAVRALLARGGEADRVNDRGQTPLAGAVFKGETEVIKALLEGGADPAAGTPSAVDTARMFGKTELLELFGAH from the coding sequence ATGAGCGAAGCCCCCGACCCCGAGGTCGTGGAGCTGGCGACCAAGATCTTCGATCTGGCCCGGCAGGGGGAGACCGAGCAGCTCGTGGCGTATGTGGACGCGGGCGTTCCGGCCAACCTCACCAACGACCGCGGCGACTCCCTCGTGATGCTCGCCGCCTACCACGGGCACGCCGACGCGGTACGCGCCCTCCTCGCGCGCGGGGGCGAGGCCGACCGCGTCAACGACCGAGGCCAGACACCACTCGCCGGTGCGGTCTTCAAGGGCGAGACCGAGGTCATCAAGGCCCTCCTGGAGGGCGGCGCCGACCCGGCGGCGGGGACGCCGTCCGCCGTCGACACCGCCCGGATGTTCGGCAAGACCGAACTGCTCGAGCTGTTCGGCGCGCACTGA